The Neodiprion fabricii isolate iyNeoFabr1 chromosome 4, iyNeoFabr1.1, whole genome shotgun sequence genome window below encodes:
- the LOC124180070 gene encoding probable tyrosyl-DNA phosphodiesterase, with protein MNIHPGNCTSTDGKQVCPYKEKCYRRNPIHFTEMSHPHLEKLVTDQLDGTITVPPRLDFECSDRSTLLDQLKILQMVLRKERDRNDEIGTGQTSIEDKRSSIRNIPQFTNSIPQDLKDKIDRNKKIAVERREAKLREMDKRAISLSQPSTSNSSDITMATDSKSLIKDDVSNETWSKLADRIKKQKLESRNEMTSTLGLKRNSEHLNQDSESSKRFKNDQAIENRSNRVGGQAGGASTSNGNSQLGDQEPDLMTAYAGSTTSALRNEMRLKVIEKIRSSGIKMSIVEPGEFALKYALSAPYHLFFTRVEDCKETHDQKFSLTFPEILDRSLGEIVSSLQINFMLDAGWLCAQYLLAGQSSDMLILYGEREDQEKLPPNIKTIHIKMPTFGCHHSKLMVLKYRNNGIRVVVSTANLYSDDWENRTQGVWISPHLPRLPDSANTSDGESPTGFKKDFERYLQKYNLPDLTEWVQAIRKADFSDVKVFFVASVPGNHKDAEHNAWGHRKLSTILSQHVTLPPNAPEWPIIAQCSSIGSLGPNYESWLSKEIIPAMCREKNQGLKSHPRFQFIYPSINNYKNSFDMRKGACCLPYGLTTHQKQQWLESYLYQWKASNTRRDRAIPHIKTYTRISPDQSEIPWFVLTSANLSKAAWGHRRGNHYIMSYEAGIIFVPKLVTGNTVFNIKRETPDGTPRFPIPYDVPLTRYEAQDKPFVMEFFKGYE; from the exons ATGAACATTCATCCCGGAAATTGCACCAGTACTGACG GTAAACAAGTTTGTCCGTACAAGGAAAAATGTTATCGCAGAAATCCTATACACTTCACCGAAATGTCTCATCCGCACC TGGAAAAATTGGTGACGGATCAACTCGATGGTACGATAACTGTTCCTCCCCGACTTGATTTTGAATGTAGTGACAGATCGACACTGCTGGATCAGTTAAAAATACTCCAAATGGTGTTGAGGAAAGAAAGGGATAGGAATGATGAAATCGGGACAGGGCAAACCTCGATAGAGGATAAAAGAAGCAGCATAAGAAATATTCCTCAGTTCACAAATAGCATCCCCCAAGACCTTAAAGATAAGATagacagaaataaaaaaatcgccgTTGAAAGACGTGAGGCAAAATTACGAGAGATGGACAAACGAGCGATTTCGCTCTCACAGCCATCAACGAGCAATTCCAGCGATATAACAATGGCCACGGATAGTAAGAGTTTAATCAAAGATGACGTATCCAATGAAACATGGAGCAAACTCGCTgacagaattaaaaaacagaaattggAAAGCAGGAACGAGATGACGAGCACATTGGgattgaaaagaaactctGAACACTTGAACCAAGACTCAGAGTCTTctaaaagatttaaaaatgatcaagCTATAGAGAATCGTAGTAACAGAGTTGGAGGGCAAGCTGGTGGCGCGAGCACAAGTAACGGAAATTCTCAGCTTGGTGATCAGGAGCCAGATTTAATGACAGCTTATGCTGGTAGCACCACGAGTGCattgagaaatgaaatgagaTTGAAGGTTATAGAAAAGATAAGAAGCAGCGggataaaaatgtctattgtCGAGCCAGGTGAATTTGCTTTGAAATATGCCTTGTCTGCGCcgtatcatttatttttcacaagagTCGAGGATTGCAAGGAAACTcacgatcaaaaattttccctaaCATTCCCTGAGATTCTCGACAGAAGTCTAGGTGAGATAGTATCAAGCCTCCAGATAAATTTCATGCTCGATGCTGGATGGCTGTGTGCTCAATATTTACTTGCCGGACAATCGTCGGACATGCTCATACTCTACGGGGAACGAGAAGACCAGGAAAAATTACCACCAAACATTAAAACTATTCATATTAAAATGCCAACGTTCGGTTGTCATCATTCAAAGCTAATGGTATTGAAGTACCGCAACAACGGAATCAGAGTTGTTGTCTCCACAGCGAATCTCTATTCCGATGATTGGGAGAATAGAACTCAAGG GGTCTGGATATCGCCTCACTTGCCTCGCCTGCCAGATTCTGCAAATACTAGTGACGGTGAATCGCCGACAGGATTCAAAAAGGATTTTGAACGTTATTTGCAGAAGTACAATTTGCCTGATTTGACCGAATGGGTCCAGGCGATCAGGAAAGCTGATTTCTCAGATGTTAAAGTATTTTTTGTTGCGTCAGTGCCAGGAAATCACAAAGACGCAGAACACAATGCTTGGGGTCATAGAAAACTGTCAACTATTTTATCCCAGCACGTTACTTTGCCACCAAATGCACCCGAATGGCCGATAATTGCACAGTGCTCGAGCATCGGAAGCCTTGGACCAAATTATGAGAGTTGGCTGTCTAAAGAAATCATACCTGCCATGTgcagggaaaaaaatcagggATTGAAAAGTCACCCAAGATTCCAGTTCATCTATCCGTCAATTAATAACTACAAAAACAGCTTTGACATGAGAAAAGGCGCTTGTTGTTTACCCTACGGATTAACAACCCATCAGAAACAACAGTGGCTGGAATCATATCTTTA CCAATGGAAGGCCAGCAATACCCGGCGAGACCGAGCGATTCCACATATCAAAACTTACACGAGAATTTCGCCAGATCAATCTGAAATTCCCTGGTTCGTACTGACGAGTGCTAATTTGAGTAAGGCTGCATGGGGACATAGAAGAGGGAATCATTACATCATGAGCTACGAAGCTGGAATTATCTTCGTGCCGAAATTAGTC ACTGGAAACACTGTCTTTAATATCAAACGGGAAACGCCTGACGGTACACCGAGGTTTCCAATTCCATACGACGTTCCGTTAACCCGTTACGAGGCTCAGGATAAACCCTTTGttatggaatttttcaaaggatacgaataa
- the LOC124180091 gene encoding protein THEM6: MIACCVLAGVLGVVVLFYVFLEVHYFLRMCLTVLLARFCKKQVHILDETSVYGVCITTDIDTLLYHMNNARYLRELDFARVDFYERTNLYREIRAQGSGVVQGAATIRYRRFLRPFSVYKITSKIIYWDDKSIFMEHKFISSGDGFVRAIAICRQRVLECSAEAVMGVLLDRGGKVNGGLEAGIAPTSAPHVRPEIPPEVALWLESNEISSASLRPTPEPPRC, from the exons ATGATAGCTTGCTGCGTCCTGGCCGGTGTCCTTGGCGTCGTCGTCCTCTTCTATGTCTTCCTCGAGGTGCACTACTTTCTGCGCATGTGCCTGACAGTGCTCTTGGCGAGATTCTGCAAGAAGCAAGTTCACATCCTCGACGAAACATCGGTTTACG GAGTTTGTATAACCACCGACATAGACACGCTTCTTTATCATATGAACAACGCTCGTTATCTACGAGAGCTCGACTTCGCCAGAGTTGACTTCTACGAAAGGACTAATCTCTATCGCGAAATAAGAGCACAGGGATCCGGAGTCGTTCAGGGTGCAGCCACCATTCGCTACAGGAGATTTCTCAGGCCGTTTTCCGTTTACAAAATTACATCAAAG atcATCTACTGGGACGACAAGTCTATTTTCATGGAACACAAGTTCATCAGCTCCGGCGATGGATTTGTTCGAGCTATCGCAATTTGCCGTCAACGGGTACTCGAGTGCAGTGCCGAAGCCGTTATGGGGGTGCTGCTTGATCGCGGAGGCAAAGTGAACGGAGGACTGGAGGCCGGAATTGCCCCGACAAGT GCACCACACGTGAGACCGGAAATTCCACCGGAAGTTGCCTTGTGGTTGGAAAGTAACGAAATTTCTTCGGCGAGCTTGCGCCCGACGCCAGAACCCCCTCGCTGCTGA
- the LOC124180093 gene encoding protein THEM6-like, whose protein sequence is MVCLFYNILAIVAAMYSLFDVNYFVRLLFTTLWRRIIPRKKKRFSEDIRTYGFCTTNDVDFFMTHMNNARFLRELDFSRIDFYHRTGLYEGVVSRKATVLQGATTVRYRKPLPIFAFYQVTTRLVYCDDKAIYLEHKFITLSDNFVRAIAISKQNITGLEVTVSELISIVDPESLQLEAPEDLKHWLEYINASSEKLKKSD, encoded by the exons ATGGTGTGTCTATTTTATAACATCCTTGCCATTGTGGCAGCGATGTACAGCCTTTTTGATGTCAACTACTTTGTTCGCCTCTTATTCACAACTCTCTGGAGAAGGATCATAccgagaaagaagaaaaggttctCTGAAGATATTCGTACTTACG GATTTTGCACTACCAACGACGTGGATTTCTTCATGACGCACATGAACAATGCACGATTTCTGAGGGAGCTGGATTTTTCTCGGATCGACTTTTACCACCGAACAGGGCTATACGAAGGTGTCGTCTCAAGGAAGGCTACCGTTCTTCAAGGCGCAACGACCGTCAGATACCGAAAGCCATTGCCGATTTTCGCATTCTACCAAGTTACGACAAGG TTGGTGTATTGCGACGATAAAGCAATCTATCTGGAGCACAAATTTATCACCCTTTCGGACAACTTCGTACGGGCAATAGCAATCAGCAAGCAAAATATAACAGGTCTGGAAGTAACAGTTTCGGAACTTATAAGCATCGTTGATCCGGAATCGCTCCAGCTGGAAGCACCGGAAGATTTGAAACATTGGCTGGAATACATCAACGCTTCTTCggagaaactgaaaaaatccGATTAg
- the LOC124180094 gene encoding protein THEM6-like yields the protein MFCYCTVAIVAILYMLFDVNYFLRIAFTLSWGRLFQKKKKLFEETTIHGICTTQDVDLFFRNMNIARYVRELDFARFHYYDRSGVYGAIHAKGGSAVQSAASVRYRRALPIFTPYKVTTKLIYWDDKNFYLEQQLISLPDNFIRTIVLSKQSVTGLKIPVSEIIAKVEEGAKRPELSKDLRLWLESMEESSQKLKKQN from the exons ATGTTCTGCTACTGCACCGTAGCCATAGTTGCAATTCTGTATATGCTTTTTGACGTCAATTACTTTCTGAGAATAGCGTTCACTCTCAGTTGGGGAAGgctttttcaaaaaaagaagaaattgttCGAAGAGACAACTATTCACG GCATATGCACGACCCAGGATGTAGACCTCTTCTTCAGAAACATGAATATCGCAAGGTACGTCAGAGAACTGGACTTCGCCCGGTTCCACTACTACGACAGGTCTGGAGTATACGGTGCGATCCATGCCAAAGGCGGAAGCGCGGTTCAAAGTGCCGCATCTGTACGTTACAGAAGAGCACTTCCAATATTTACCCCGTACAAGGTCACCACAAAG ttaaTTTACTGGGACGATAAGAATTTCTACCTAGAGCAGCAGTTGATCAGTTTGCCCGACAATTTCATCCGCACGATCGTTTTAAGCAAGCAAAGTGTAACCGGTCTTAAAATCCCAGTATCGGAAATCATCGCCAAAGTCGAAGAGGGAGCAAAGAGGCCGGAACTATCGAAAGATTTAAGACTGTGGCTGGAATCGATGGAGGAATCCTcgcaaaaattgaagaaacagAATTAA